The Prevotella melaninogenica genome has a segment encoding these proteins:
- a CDS encoding efflux RND transporter permease subunit, protein MFKIFIRRPVLSIVVSLVIAFIGILSLSNLPITQFPSISPPKVNVIANYPGANNELLVKSVIIPLEQALNGIPGMKYIESNAGNDGEAELNVVFKLGTDPNVDAVNVQNRVSSATNKLPAEVIREGVKISREEPNILMYINLYSDDPKVDQGFLYNYFDINISPELLRVDGVGDLDILGTRNYAMRVWLHPDKMIAYGLSTDDVSDALEDQNIEVSPGKLGESGGQRPQVKEYVLKYPGRYTTEDEYKNIIIKSNKDGNIVRLKDIADVHLGSEVYDIYSTFNGRPSAAVTLKQAYGSNARNVITKVKDAMARLQKDMPKGMHYEISYDVSRFLDASIEKVIHTLFEAFILVAIVVFIFLGDWRASIIPIMAVPISLLGSFIAMMLFNITLNMISLFALVMAIGIVVDDAIVVIEAVNVEISRNKLSPVEATEKAMKEISGAIIAISLVMASVFIPVAFMGGPEGMFYRQFSITMASSILFSGFVALTLTPALCALILTKEQENHVKLGFIGRVLQRFNAKFDSGSRKYERLIQHTVKKKSLTIILILVFCGLAYWINMGLPSGFIPQEDQGMIYAVIETPPGATIERTNAVAQQLLKIAEKEEDVESVSSLAGFEILSEGTSANSGSCLINLKDWKHRKRTAKEIISDLEQKCENITQANIDFFEPPSIPGYGAASGFELRLLDKTGKNDYHEMERVSKAFVKDLNKRPEIGNAFTFYSASFPQYMLHVDDEKALQKGVKPGKALNNLSILVGSDYQTGFILFGKPYKVIVQAAPQYRDFPNHLLSLYSKNEDGQMVPYSDFMSLSKTYGMSEITRHNLYNSSEVTGAQAPGYSSGQALQAIQEVAQRSLPKGYDYDWAGISKDEAEQGNTAIVIFVVCLVFVYLILAAQYENFLLPLPVIIFLPVGIFGAFLFLKACGLENNIYAQIALVMLIGLLGKNAVLMVEYAVQRKNAGERISQAAISAAVARFRPILMTSIAFIAGLIPLVFASGAGAIGNRTIGTAAVGGMVIGTLGGLLLIPGLYYIFAGMTDKLVHYQKEKPLSEEKDKRYKNKQLKESTHDDKE, encoded by the coding sequence ATGTTTAAGATCTTTATTCGTAGGCCAGTGCTCTCTATTGTAGTGTCATTGGTCATAGCCTTTATTGGAATTCTGTCGCTTTCAAATCTACCTATAACGCAGTTTCCATCCATCTCTCCTCCTAAGGTAAACGTGATAGCTAATTACCCAGGAGCAAATAATGAGTTGTTGGTAAAATCAGTTATCATCCCTTTGGAGCAGGCTTTGAATGGTATTCCGGGCATGAAATACATCGAAAGTAATGCGGGAAACGATGGTGAAGCAGAGCTAAATGTCGTCTTCAAGTTGGGAACCGATCCAAATGTCGACGCTGTAAATGTTCAGAACCGTGTGTCATCGGCTACCAATAAGTTGCCTGCAGAGGTTATTCGAGAGGGTGTAAAGATATCACGTGAAGAGCCAAACATACTTATGTATATCAATCTTTACAGTGATGACCCAAAGGTTGATCAGGGCTTCCTTTACAACTATTTCGATATCAACATATCACCAGAGTTGTTGCGTGTCGATGGTGTTGGCGACCTTGATATCCTTGGTACACGTAATTATGCAATGCGTGTATGGCTCCATCCAGACAAGATGATAGCCTACGGACTATCAACGGATGACGTCAGTGATGCACTTGAAGATCAGAATATAGAGGTCTCTCCGGGTAAGTTGGGAGAGAGTGGAGGACAACGTCCGCAAGTCAAAGAGTATGTCTTAAAGTATCCAGGACGTTACACAACAGAGGATGAATATAAGAATATCATCATTAAGAGCAATAAAGATGGTAATATTGTACGCTTGAAAGACATTGCTGATGTACACTTAGGTAGCGAGGTATACGATATCTACTCAACCTTCAATGGACGCCCTTCAGCTGCTGTGACCTTGAAACAAGCTTATGGTAGTAATGCTCGTAACGTTATCACCAAGGTGAAGGACGCTATGGCTCGTCTGCAAAAAGATATGCCTAAGGGGATGCACTATGAGATTAGCTATGACGTTAGCCGCTTCTTAGATGCAAGTATTGAGAAAGTAATACACACCTTGTTTGAGGCTTTCATCTTAGTAGCAATAGTTGTGTTCATCTTCTTAGGGGATTGGCGCGCCTCTATCATACCGATTATGGCTGTGCCAATATCACTTTTGGGCAGCTTTATTGCAATGATGTTATTCAACATAACGCTCAATATGATATCCCTCTTTGCCTTAGTCATGGCTATTGGTATTGTGGTGGATGATGCTATTGTGGTGATTGAAGCGGTGAATGTTGAGATCTCTCGCAACAAACTTTCGCCTGTTGAAGCTACGGAAAAAGCCATGAAGGAGATCAGTGGAGCGATTATTGCAATCTCTTTAGTTATGGCTTCTGTATTCATTCCTGTAGCCTTTATGGGTGGTCCAGAGGGTATGTTCTATCGTCAGTTCTCAATCACGATGGCGTCTAGTATCCTCTTCTCTGGCTTTGTTGCCCTAACTTTGACCCCTGCATTGTGTGCCCTTATCTTGACAAAAGAGCAGGAGAACCATGTTAAATTAGGGTTTATTGGACGCGTCCTGCAACGCTTTAATGCTAAATTCGATAGTGGTAGCCGTAAGTATGAACGCCTCATACAACATACAGTAAAGAAGAAGTCTTTAACAATAATATTGATATTGGTGTTCTGTGGATTGGCATATTGGATCAATATGGGACTCCCTTCTGGCTTCATTCCACAAGAAGATCAGGGTATGATTTATGCCGTAATAGAGACTCCTCCAGGGGCTACTATCGAACGAACTAACGCTGTTGCGCAACAGCTTCTTAAGATAGCAGAGAAAGAAGAGGACGTTGAAAGCGTGTCTTCATTAGCTGGTTTTGAGATTCTTTCTGAGGGAACAAGTGCCAATTCTGGTAGTTGTTTGATTAACCTCAAAGACTGGAAACATCGCAAACGTACCGCAAAGGAGATTATTAGTGACTTGGAACAGAAATGTGAGAATATCACACAAGCAAACATAGACTTCTTTGAACCGCCATCAATTCCAGGCTATGGTGCTGCCAGTGGATTCGAATTACGTCTCTTAGATAAGACTGGTAAAAACGATTATCATGAGATGGAGCGAGTAAGCAAAGCGTTCGTTAAAGATCTAAACAAGCGTCCCGAGATTGGTAACGCATTCACTTTTTACTCTGCGAGCTTCCCTCAGTACATGCTTCATGTTGATGACGAGAAAGCCTTACAAAAGGGAGTTAAGCCCGGAAAGGCACTGAACAACTTGTCAATCTTAGTAGGTTCGGATTACCAAACAGGATTTATTCTGTTCGGAAAACCTTATAAAGTAATTGTACAAGCTGCTCCACAGTATCGTGATTTCCCTAATCATCTATTAAGTCTTTATAGTAAGAATGAAGATGGACAGATGGTTCCATATTCCGACTTTATGTCGCTTTCAAAGACTTATGGTATGAGTGAGATTACTCGTCATAACCTTTACAACTCCTCTGAAGTGACAGGAGCACAAGCACCTGGATACTCAAGTGGACAGGCACTGCAGGCTATTCAAGAGGTAGCACAGCGCTCTCTCCCGAAAGGATATGACTATGACTGGGCTGGTATCTCTAAAGACGAAGCAGAACAAGGTAATACGGCTATCGTCATCTTCGTGGTTTGTCTCGTATTTGTCTACCTTATTTTGGCAGCACAATATGAGAATTTCCTACTGCCATTACCTGTGATTATATTCCTACCAGTGGGTATATTTGGAGCGTTCCTCTTCTTAAAAGCTTGTGGATTAGAGAACAATATCTATGCGCAGATAGCCTTAGTGATGCTCATCGGTCTGTTAGGAAAGAATGCCGTACTGATGGTAGAGTATGCCGTTCAGCGTAAAAATGCGGGCGAACGGATTTCTCAAGCAGCCATCTCAGCCGCTGTTGCACGTTTCCGCCCTATCCTTATGACGAGTATAGCCTTTATAGCAGGTTTGATTCCATTGGTATTTGCCTCTGGTGCTGGTGCCATTGGTAACCGAACCATTGGTACTGCAGCTGTCGGAGGAATGGTCATTGGTACCTTAGGCGGCTTGTTACTCATCCCTGGTCTTTACTATATCTTTGCTGGAATGACCGACAAATTGGTACATTATCAGAAAGAGAAACCACTGAGTGAAGAGAAAGATAAACGTTATAAGAACAAACAATTAAAAGAAAGTACTCATGACGACAAAGAGTAA
- a CDS encoding efflux RND transporter periplasmic adaptor subunit, with product MKNLIQLSCLAIMFLLCACHSKKETQVKPVYTATTPLVENVSLPQSYVANIASQRNIEVHSQQTGILQDVYVSEGQFVKAGQPLFRIAIVGANEEIAKAKAAAEQASIDLQNVTTLTDNKVLSNNAKRMATAKLKGAEADYQLAVLHKRLSLIRAPFSGILGRIPNKAGSLVEPSDLLTSLSDNSKVFAYFNISETDYLDFRLHPERFSQTPLQLVLANGDVFPASGKILDIGGQFDSSTGTIAVRAIFNNANNLLRNGQTGTIKLFIQKKNAILIPQEAVYELQDKKYVFVVDKNNIARQRAIKVDAEFTGAYIVSSGLQPTDRYLLDGIQKVNDGDKVRVSMVSPQASMKLDKLNAN from the coding sequence ATGAAGAATTTAATTCAATTGTCTTGTCTTGCAATCATGTTTCTTCTATGTGCGTGTCATTCAAAGAAAGAAACACAAGTAAAACCAGTTTACACTGCAACGACACCACTGGTAGAAAACGTCTCCCTACCACAGTCTTATGTGGCAAACATTGCCTCGCAACGTAACATTGAAGTTCACTCTCAGCAAACCGGTATTTTGCAAGATGTGTATGTTAGTGAAGGTCAGTTTGTGAAAGCTGGTCAACCACTATTTCGCATTGCGATTGTTGGTGCTAACGAAGAAATTGCCAAGGCGAAGGCAGCTGCAGAGCAGGCAAGTATCGACTTGCAGAATGTAACAACGCTAACGGATAACAAAGTACTCTCAAATAACGCGAAGCGTATGGCTACGGCTAAGTTGAAAGGAGCAGAAGCCGACTATCAGTTGGCTGTATTACATAAGCGTCTGTCTCTTATCCGTGCGCCTTTCTCAGGCATCTTAGGACGTATTCCTAATAAAGCAGGAAGTCTGGTAGAGCCGAGTGATTTACTTACCAGCTTATCAGATAATAGTAAGGTGTTTGCCTATTTCAATATTTCAGAAACAGATTATTTAGATTTCCGCCTCCATCCAGAACGCTTTTCACAAACTCCACTACAGCTTGTTTTGGCGAATGGTGATGTCTTTCCAGCAAGCGGAAAGATATTAGATATTGGTGGACAGTTTGATAGTTCAACAGGTACGATTGCTGTTCGTGCCATCTTTAACAATGCCAATAATCTTTTACGCAATGGTCAGACGGGTACGATAAAACTCTTTATACAAAAGAAGAATGCTATATTGATACCACAAGAAGCTGTCTATGAGCTTCAGGATAAGAAGTATGTATTTGTGGTAGACAAGAACAATATTGCCCGCCAACGTGCTATCAAGGTTGATGCTGAGTTTACAGGAGCATACATTGTTTCCTCAGGGTTACAGCCTACTGACCGTTATCTTCTTGACGGTATACAGAAAGTAAATGATGGAGATAAGGTACGTGTGTCTATGGTTTCTCCACAAGCATCAATGAAGTTGGATAAGTTAAACGCTAATTAG
- a CDS encoding protein-export chaperone SecB yields MNNEVAFKLDTYRFQKASLNFDIPSKAELSINFMPSGKFYKKENRYELSFDVLVTCKDTNSTVISVSCIASFTFTSEVTFNDIPDFFYPNSLAILFPYIRAFVSTISLQANVSPIILPTVNLMGLTGKLRKNTSINEG; encoded by the coding sequence ATGAATAATGAGGTCGCATTTAAATTAGATACTTATAGATTTCAGAAGGCTTCCTTAAATTTTGACATACCTAGCAAAGCAGAGTTGTCTATAAATTTTATGCCTTCAGGTAAATTTTATAAAAAAGAAAATCGCTATGAACTTTCTTTTGATGTTCTCGTGACCTGTAAGGATACTAATTCAACAGTAATTAGTGTTTCTTGTATTGCTTCTTTTACATTTACCAGTGAAGTAACGTTTAATGATATTCCAGACTTCTTCTATCCCAATAGTCTTGCGATTCTTTTCCCTTATATTAGAGCTTTTGTGAGTACGATTTCACTTCAAGCAAATGTTTCTCCGATTATATTGCCAACTGTCAATTTAATGGGACTAACAGGGAAACTTAGAAAAAACACTTCTATCAATGAAGGATAA
- the pflB gene encoding formate C-acetyltransferase encodes MKKAWREFTGTKWLDEVNMRQFIQDNYDSYDGDASFLEKPTEATDKLWGMLKELQKQERAKGGVLDMETEVVSSMTAYGPGYIGEGTKELEKVVGLQTDKPLKRAFMPYGGIKMAEQACTTYGYEPSEKLHEIFTKYCKTHNEGVFDAYTDEMKLVRHNHILTGLPDTYGRGRIVGDYRRVALYGVDFLINEKAKDLRNCGDGTMTEEVIRLREEISMQIKALKEMKEMAAIYGYDISEPANNAREAVQWLYFGYLSAIKTQNGAAMSVGRISTFLDIYIQRDFKEGTLTEAEAQELIDHLVMKFRMVKFARIPSYNQLFSGDPVWATLEVAGLGMDGRSMVTKTDFRFLHTLENMGPSPEPNLTVLYSSRLPKNFKDYAAKISISTSSIQYENDDVMRPIWGDDYSICCCVSATQTGKEMQFFGARANLAKCLTYAISGGVDSKTREQCGPAYRPIEGDVVTYDEFMPRFMDMMEWLAGVYVNTLNLIHYMHDKYFYEAAELALIDTDVRRTFATGIAGFSHVVDSISAIKYAKVNIIRDETGFPIEFKTEGDFPRYGNDDDRADDIAVWLLKTFMNMIRKHHTYRNSEPTTSILTITSNVVYGKFTGNMPDGRPAGAPLAPGANPSYGAEQNGLLASLNSTAKLPYEYALDGISNTQTISPDALGHNDEERISTLVGVMDGYFDRGAHHLNVNVFGVDKLIDCMEHPEKEEYANFTIRVSGYAVKFIDLTREQQMDVIARRAHGSM; translated from the coding sequence ATGAAAAAAGCATGGAGAGAATTTACTGGAACCAAGTGGCTTGATGAAGTCAATATGCGTCAGTTTATCCAAGATAATTATGATAGTTATGATGGTGATGCTTCCTTCCTTGAGAAGCCAACAGAAGCAACAGACAAACTGTGGGGTATGCTCAAAGAACTGCAGAAGCAGGAGCGTGCTAAGGGTGGTGTCTTAGACATGGAAACCGAGGTGGTATCCAGTATGACTGCATATGGTCCTGGCTATATCGGTGAAGGAACTAAGGAACTGGAGAAGGTTGTTGGTCTGCAAACAGACAAACCTTTGAAGCGTGCCTTTATGCCTTATGGTGGTATCAAGATGGCTGAGCAGGCATGTACAACCTATGGTTATGAGCCATCAGAGAAACTTCATGAGATTTTCACGAAGTATTGTAAGACACACAATGAGGGTGTCTTCGATGCTTATACAGACGAGATGAAACTCGTTAGACACAACCATATCCTCACAGGTCTTCCTGATACCTATGGTCGTGGTCGTATCGTGGGTGACTATCGTCGTGTTGCACTCTATGGTGTAGACTTCCTTATCAATGAAAAAGCAAAGGATCTCCGCAACTGTGGTGATGGTACTATGACCGAAGAGGTTATCCGTTTGCGTGAGGAAATCTCTATGCAGATCAAGGCTTTGAAGGAGATGAAGGAGATGGCAGCCATCTATGGCTATGATATATCTGAACCAGCAAACAACGCACGTGAGGCTGTACAGTGGCTTTACTTTGGTTATCTGTCAGCTATTAAGACACAGAACGGTGCTGCGATGTCAGTTGGTCGTATCTCAACTTTCCTCGATATCTACATTCAGCGTGACTTCAAGGAAGGCACACTTACGGAGGCTGAGGCACAGGAACTCATTGACCACTTGGTAATGAAGTTCCGTATGGTTAAGTTTGCACGTATCCCTTCATACAACCAGCTCTTCTCTGGTGACCCTGTATGGGCTACCCTCGAAGTTGCGGGATTGGGTATGGATGGCCGTTCAATGGTAACTAAGACTGACTTCCGTTTCCTCCATACACTTGAGAACATGGGTCCTTCACCAGAACCTAACCTCACTGTGCTCTATAGCTCACGTCTTCCAAAGAACTTCAAGGACTATGCTGCGAAGATTTCTATCTCTACAAGCTCTATCCAATATGAGAATGATGACGTGATGCGACCAATCTGGGGCGACGACTATTCTATCTGCTGCTGTGTATCTGCAACACAGACGGGTAAGGAGATGCAGTTCTTTGGTGCACGTGCTAACCTCGCTAAATGTCTTACTTATGCTATCAGCGGTGGTGTTGACAGCAAGACACGTGAGCAGTGTGGACCTGCTTATCGTCCAATAGAGGGTGATGTCGTAACATACGATGAGTTCATGCCTCGCTTCATGGATATGATGGAGTGGTTGGCTGGTGTCTATGTAAACACATTGAACCTCATCCATTACATGCACGACAAGTACTTCTATGAAGCTGCAGAGCTTGCACTCATTGACACTGACGTACGTCGTACTTTCGCAACGGGTATCGCTGGCTTCAGTCATGTGGTTGACTCTATCTCTGCTATCAAGTATGCAAAGGTTAATATCATACGTGATGAGACTGGTTTCCCTATCGAGTTCAAAACTGAGGGTGACTTCCCACGTTATGGTAACGACGATGATCGTGCTGATGACATCGCTGTATGGTTGTTGAAGACCTTTATGAATATGATTCGCAAGCACCATACCTATCGCAATTCAGAGCCTACAACAAGTATCCTTACCATCACTTCAAACGTTGTATATGGTAAGTTTACTGGTAATATGCCTGATGGTCGCCCAGCTGGTGCACCGCTCGCTCCTGGTGCAAACCCATCTTACGGAGCAGAGCAGAATGGTTTGTTGGCATCGTTGAACTCAACAGCTAAGCTTCCATACGAGTATGCGCTTGACGGTATCTCTAACACACAGACAATTAGTCCAGACGCACTTGGTCACAATGATGAGGAGCGTATCAGTACACTCGTGGGTGTAATGGATGGCTACTTCGACCGTGGTGCACACCACTTGAACGTGAATGTCTTTGGTGTAGACAAACTGATTGACTGTATGGAACATCCTGAGAAGGAAGAGTATGCAAACTTCACCATCCGTGTGAGCGGTTACGCTGTGAAGTTCATCGACCTTACACGCGAACAGCAGATGGATGTTATTGCACGTCGTGCGCATGGTTCAATGTAA
- the pflA gene encoding pyruvate formate-lyase-activating protein → MVQCKVNNQHNNLSDSPTSEMMLRVHSVESFGSVDGPGIRFVIFLKGCAMRCQYCHNPDTWDRAGGNLRSVDDVLSQAQRYRSYWGEKGGITVSGGEALLQTQPLTELFRKAKALGINTCLDTSAQPFNRESSSFSAFEELMKYTDLVLLDIKHIDSDAHKQLTGWKNENILDCARYLSDIGKPVWIRHVLIPGINDNDESLYKLRAFIDTLSNVERVEILPYHSLGVYKWEQLGIPYALTDVESPTEESVLHARKILTEER, encoded by the coding sequence ATGGTTCAATGTAAAGTGAATAATCAACATAACAACTTATCGGATTCGCCGACTTCCGAAATGATGCTACGGGTACACTCCGTAGAGTCGTTCGGTTCGGTTGATGGACCTGGTATTCGTTTCGTTATCTTCCTTAAGGGTTGTGCTATGCGATGCCAGTACTGTCATAATCCAGACACATGGGACAGGGCGGGGGGTAACCTCCGCTCTGTTGATGATGTCTTGTCTCAAGCCCAACGTTATCGGAGTTATTGGGGAGAGAAAGGCGGTATCACCGTGAGTGGTGGTGAAGCACTGTTGCAGACACAACCTCTTACGGAACTGTTCCGCAAAGCTAAGGCTTTAGGAATCAATACCTGTCTTGATACTTCAGCCCAACCTTTCAATCGGGAGTCGAGTAGCTTCTCTGCTTTTGAGGAGTTAATGAAATATACCGACTTGGTATTGTTGGACATAAAGCATATTGATAGCGATGCCCATAAGCAATTGACTGGTTGGAAAAACGAGAATATCCTCGACTGTGCTCGCTATCTCTCTGACATCGGGAAACCTGTCTGGATAAGACATGTCTTGATTCCTGGTATTAATGATAATGATGAATCTCTCTATAAACTTCGTGCTTTCATCGATACTTTAAGCAATGTTGAGCGAGTGGAGATTCTGCCTTATCATTCGTTAGGTGTCTATAAATGGGAACAGTTAGGTATTCCTTACGCACTCACAGATGTAGAATCGCCTACGGAGGAAAGTGTTCTTCATGCACGAAAGATATTAACAGAGGAGAGATAA
- a CDS encoding pyridoxamine 5'-phosphate oxidase family protein, translated as MKYVNDRIRRQDRLMDEERAIELLRDGEYGVLSMVSEDMGYGIPVNFVWDGKNSIYIHCAPEGRKLVAIEQNPKVSLCVIGKVNLLPRNFTTEYESAIFFGEAHIHLSEEEKMHALHLLIDKLSPDFKELGDKYAHMSFHRVEIIRVDFSEFSGKRKKVHSSATPTGD; from the coding sequence ATGAAATATGTTAATGACCGCATACGCAGACAAGATCGTCTGATGGATGAGGAAAGAGCTATAGAACTTCTGCGAGATGGAGAATATGGTGTTTTGAGTATGGTCTCAGAAGATATGGGATATGGCATTCCTGTAAACTTTGTTTGGGACGGCAAGAATAGTATCTATATTCATTGTGCACCTGAAGGACGTAAGTTGGTGGCTATTGAGCAGAATCCAAAGGTTTCGCTCTGTGTCATTGGTAAAGTAAACTTGTTGCCACGCAATTTTACCACTGAGTACGAGAGTGCTATCTTCTTTGGTGAGGCGCATATCCATCTTTCTGAGGAAGAGAAGATGCATGCACTGCATCTATTGATAGACAAGTTATCACCAGACTTCAAAGAGCTTGGCGATAAATATGCTCACATGAGTTTTCATCGCGTTGAGATTATCCGTGTTGATTTCTCTGAGTTCAGTGGTAAACGAAAGAAGGTGCATTCATCAGCTACGCCAACCGGAGATTAA
- a CDS encoding NAD(P)/FAD-dependent oxidoreductase: MDIAIIGGGAAGFMAAIMARRTNPSSKVTIFERAQKVLAKVEITGGGRCNVTNSFAAITDMKQAYPRGHKLMKRLMKTFSHEDTYRWFEQHGVPLVTQEDECVFPKAQDSHAIINCLVRQANELGVTICCRHRLVNIHKMEDGRLKMEFENGTHRVFHRTIITTGGSPNGRGLQYLAQLGHEIEAPVPSLFTFNIKDRAFCDLMGTVVDPVVTTIPGTKLRAKGPLLVTHWGVSGPAALKLSSYAARLLAENDYKAPLAISWTGELTRQEVEENLLKLQTANPRKQVATLHPVGLPSRLWLYILSKLGIDAVKPWAEIGRKTLNRLIETLVNDQYTIAGKGAFRDEFVTCGGVSLSSVNSKTLESKVCPNLFFAGEVLDIDAITGGFNLQAAWTTGVVAGQCAAGS; this comes from the coding sequence ATGGATATAGCTATCATTGGCGGAGGAGCAGCAGGGTTCATGGCTGCTATCATGGCTCGCAGAACAAACCCTTCAAGTAAGGTGACAATCTTCGAACGTGCACAGAAGGTGTTGGCTAAGGTTGAAATAACCGGAGGTGGACGTTGTAATGTTACGAATAGCTTTGCAGCCATTACGGACATGAAGCAGGCTTACCCACGTGGGCATAAACTCATGAAACGGTTAATGAAGACGTTTAGCCATGAAGATACTTATAGATGGTTTGAGCAACATGGTGTACCATTGGTAACGCAAGAAGATGAATGTGTCTTCCCAAAGGCGCAAGATTCTCATGCCATTATTAATTGTTTGGTGCGGCAGGCTAATGAATTGGGGGTTACTATATGTTGTCGACATCGTTTGGTGAATATCCATAAGATGGAAGATGGAAGATTAAAAATGGAGTTTGAGAATGGTACACATCGTGTGTTTCATCGTACTATTATAACAACTGGAGGCTCACCGAATGGACGTGGCTTACAATACCTTGCCCAGCTTGGACATGAAATTGAGGCTCCTGTACCTTCACTTTTCACCTTTAATATAAAAGATCGTGCTTTTTGCGACCTTATGGGAACGGTTGTTGATCCTGTTGTGACGACTATTCCTGGAACAAAACTGCGTGCGAAGGGTCCATTGTTGGTGACACATTGGGGCGTAAGTGGTCCTGCTGCCTTGAAACTTTCTTCATATGCGGCTCGTCTGCTTGCTGAAAATGATTATAAAGCACCGCTTGCAATCAGCTGGACTGGCGAACTAACACGGCAAGAAGTGGAGGAGAATCTTCTGAAGTTGCAAACTGCTAACCCACGTAAGCAGGTTGCTACCTTACATCCAGTTGGCTTGCCGAGTCGTCTGTGGCTCTATATACTAAGTAAACTTGGCATAGATGCTGTGAAGCCATGGGCTGAGATTGGACGTAAAACACTAAACAGATTGATTGAAACATTGGTCAATGATCAATACACCATTGCTGGTAAAGGTGCCTTTCGTGATGAGTTTGTGACGTGTGGTGGTGTGAGTCTTAGCTCTGTTAACTCTAAAACACTTGAAAGTAAGGTTTGTCCAAATCTTTTCTTTGCGGGTGAAGTGTTAGACATTGATGCTATTACTGGTGGTTTTAATCTTCAAGCAGCATGGACAACAGGTGTTGTGGCTGGGCAATGTGCTGCAGGTAGTTAG